TCTATGGCGTCGAGCATGACTTTATTTTTCAAGGGCTTCGCTGCTTTGTCTGCCGGTTTGATTTTGTCTTTTGCCACCATCTTATTCTCCTTTCCCGCCTTTTGCGGGTATTGTTTCAAAAAAAATAGAAGCGCCAAACCCCTCTTTACCCTTAAAAGTCTCGGTTTTTCGCGCTTCTATGGGTCTCTGGTATTCAAACATATAAGATTATACTCTAAATTTAGAGTTTGTCAAGGGGTAAGATAACAATTTAGAGTGAACTATGGGAATTGGTGAAAGGATCAAGAAAATAAGAATTTCTAAAAATCTTTCCCAACATGAGTTTGGTATACGGGTTGGATTGTCTTCTGGTGCAATAAGTGATATTGAAAAAGGCATCCGTGGGCAAAAAAAAGGAATTGGCCATGAGGCATTAGTAAAAATTTCGAAAGTATTTAATATAGATCCTACATGGCTTCTAACCGGCGAAGGCAAACATAAAGACCTGCCGGTGATTGCAGCTGATTCCAAAGCAGAATACGGAGCGGAAATCAAGTACCCAGCCATGCCCATTATCAACGACGTCCCGGCTGGCTATCCGGAGATGCCCCTGGACGATGAGATCCGGGCCTACTTTTACATCCCCGGCGTACCTAAAAATGCCTTCGGCTTGAAGGTTACGGGTAGAAGCATGGAACCCGATCTATTCGAAGGTGATATTGTAGTGGTCAACCCCAATGATCTTGAAATAAGGAAGGGCGAAGTTGGCATCTTCCGACACCAGGGCGGCACCACTATCAAGATTTGCATCCCCCTGCCTGACGACAAAGGCTTCATCCTCCAGCCCCGCAATTCCCGTTACGAACCCATCCTCGTCACCGGCGACGCCGACTGCACCCTCATCGGCAAAGTTATTTTTAAGATTGTAAAATATAAATAATTAGGAGGTTTATATGGACCAAATAAATCAAGAACAAAAAAAATCTATGGCAATACCGCCTTGGGTCTTGGTTGTGATCGGCATAATTGGTGTATTATTACTCATCGCTTTTCTATCTAACCCTGAAGGTTTCATGAAACAGATTAAAAACGAATCTCAATTCACCATAAAATTAACTGGTACGCCTGGTCTTAAATTCAACGGTGTTTATGCGGCGACTCTCGATAATGGTTCGACTACAACCCAAAGTGTTGAAGGCGTTCTCCCTACTCAATATTCAGTTATTGCCAAAGTTGTTAGCGTATCTTTTCAAAAAGAAACAACCAAAGGGACCCTTCGTGTGGACATTCTAAAAGAAAATACAATAATCAAATCGTCTGAAACTTCTGCCACATATGGCAATGTAATGATCGTGACCGAATGAATAATTACATCCAAAACAAACTCATCTGCGGCGACAACCTTGAGGAGCTTGCCAAACTCCCAAAGGGAAGCGTCGATCTGATCTACATCGATCCTCCTTTTTTCACACACAAACAATATGAAGTTATATGGGGCGATGAAGCTGAAACTCGCAGTTTTGAAGATCGATGGGAAGGTGGAATAGAACATTATATTGGCTGGTTGAAACCAAGAGCTCAATTAATGTGGGAGGTCTTGAAATCGACCGGTTCATTCTATTTACATTGCGATTGGCATGCTAATGCTCATTTACGCATTATGATGGATGATATTTTTGGGGAGAAAAATTTTAGAAATGAAATCATTTGGTGGTATTCTTGGGGTGGAAGAAGTAAATTTCAATGGAGCCATAAACATGATACTGTTTTGTTTTACACAAAATCCGATATTTGGACGTTTAACTATTTAGATGTTCTTGATGATCATACATTAGCAGCTGAAAGCGCAAAAACCCGCGTTAAATACAAGGGTGCATTAGTACATCACAGAGAAGGAACACAATCTGAGATCCCTAAAGATAAAGTATTACCTTCCGATACATGGTATATAGCCACAATAAATGCAATGTCCAAGGAACGGGTTGGCTATCCCACCCAAAAACCAGAAGCACTTTTAGAAAAAATAGTAAAAGCGTCTTCTAATAAGGATGATGTTGTAGCTGATTTTTTCTGTGGATGTGGTACAGCCATTGCTGTAGCCCAAAGATTGGGCCGAAAATGGATAGGCATAGATATCTCACCTACTTCAATTAAGGTAATAAAAGAACGATTTGAAATCGGAATGAGAGCAACTGGTTTTCAGGTTGCTCCGATAATAGAAGGAAAAGATTATATTATTATTGGTGCGCCTAAAACTATTAATCAACTAAAAAAATTAAAACCTTTTGAATTCCAAAACTGGGTCATTAATGAAATGGGGGCTCGGCACAGTCATAAGAAAGTGGGCGATATGGGTTTGGATGGATATTTACAGCCAAATCTTTATCATGGAGAGGCAGGCATCCAAGTCAAACAATCTGACGACATTGGACGAAATGTTATTGATAATTTTGTATCTGCCCTTCAGAGAGCAAAATATAAAAAAGGATATGTAATAGCTTTCAGTTTTGGCAAGGGCGCCCGTGAAGAAGTCGCTCGTTTAAAAAATGAAGGGAAGATAGATATCAAATTAGTAAAAGTCGAAGATCTTCTATATAAGAAAAAACCTATTGACTAAACGAGGGAATAGTTCCCTCAAAAGGAGGTCATTATGACGCAACGATGGATCATTTTGAAAACACCGGATGGGGATATCAGAATCAATACAGATAGAGTTGAAAGACTAATCGTAAACAATAAAGACCAGATTGTGGAATTCTACTTCAGCCCTGATAATAAATTGAAAATAGCTGCCGAAGGTGCAGATGCTGATTTTTGTATTACCGCTAAAGAATTCAAAGACCTAATAATCGCATTGTCTAATATCTAAAATTCAAATTCAACTCAAAGGAATAATATCCCTTGAATATTTATGGATAGAGGGTGGACTACTGCTGACCGCAGATTTTTTATACACGATATTGTCACTTAGTCAAATCTAAGGATAGAACCATGATATTAGCAGCCTCTCATCCTTCTAAAAAATATGACCGCTTATGAAATATTGATATCACTTACAACTAGTTTTAATATTTGTTGTGTTTGGTTTTTATCGCGTAGTTTTGCAACAACCGGATTCCCAATATTACGTACGCTGGGTTGTGGTGCGCTATGGGAACGCATGGGAACTTTCTTTGGCGTTCGCTGGAAACTTGTTGAATCAGCATTGCAACAAAAAGCTGAGGTTATCTTTGGCTTAATATTATTAGGACTATCTTCAATGGGTAATTTTACTTTGATGTTTATGAATAAAACATCATCTAATAATTGGATTCTATATCTTATTATTTCTTGCATTATAGTGCCAATTATTTGTGCTATCGGTAACTTCATAGTGGTTGCATATTTATATTATTATTTTTTCTTAAAAGCTGCGAAGGATTCCCTGTATTGGCAAATAGCTAGATCAAAAAATATTACTGAAGATCAGAAGATATGGTTAGGGCCTAATGGAATGGAAAATTTGAAGAAAGAAATAAAAAACTATCATCTTGATCTTTTTGAAAATCGAGCTATTCATAAATTAAAAAACTATGTTATAGTAATCAGTCAAAATAAATGAGCCGGCTTTGAAATATAAAATTATCTTCTGCGACATAATGCCGCGATACCAACAAATAATAATATAGCAAATGCACCTACAACAAGAATTCCTGTAATAGAAGGTGGTTTTGAATATGATTTTTGAGAAATCTTTGGCGTTGGCAATAAGGGTAATGGTCCGCTATTTAAAAGTGCCATAGAATATTGTTGAACCGTATCAGCATCTGGCCTTAACTCTCTATTACCGGATATCATTGCCTTAATGAGTCTGAAAAAGGCTTTTTTATGTTCCTTATTATCTATTGGTAAATCTGAAATATTAAGAATAATGCCATCTTTACATTTCCGCAATATGGGATTTTCCCCCGTCAGTAATTCAATTATTGTAATACCTAAAGAAAAAATATCCGCCTTAGAATCGAAGGATTGATTATCTAACCACGGATCAATATAGCCATCTGTACCTCCAATTGAACGTGTCAATTTTGATGTATTTGAAGGAACGTTTGCAATATTCACATCAGCCAAGATAACATCGCCGGTATTGTTAACGAGAATATTTTCTGGTTTGACATCTCTATGAAATCCTCCTGCCTGATGAAATGCACCAAGAGCACTACTTATTCTACATAATACAAAAACTGTCTCCTCATAGCTTAATTTACCAACCCTCGATCTCAAATTACCACCTGATAGATATTCCAAAACAATAAATGGTGGTTTATGATTCAAATTAGATGATATTAATTTAATGATATTGGGATGTTTAATTCTCAATAAAACCTTAAGCTCTCGCTCTAAGGCCTTTATATGTTCCGGATTATTTTCGTCCTTGGGCATTTTGATCGCAAAAAATTTTCCTGGTTTATCATTCCGACTTGCTTTAAATACTCTACAAAATCCCCCTTCAAAAGGGGGATAATATAACTGATATGTTTCTATTGCCATGCTTTTCCTCCTTAACTTATTATCATTCTACTTTCTATCTCCAAATTCATCTCACCGCCTCATGCGATCTTTTAAACAACTTCGCAATTCCCCTCAACGACATCCCTTGACCTTTCCAATATTTCACCCGTTCCTCCGAATACCGCCTTCGTTCTTCCTTTATAATCTGGCAGATTCGCATTTTCGATAATCCATACTCCTCGCCGATATCCTCATAAGATCGATTGGGATTGGCATATTTGATACAAATTTGATCATGATCCAGGGGCATCTTATCCTGATTCTTTGGAAAATAGACCACCTTGCCCGCAGCTAATTTAAATATCATGTCTTTTGTACTGTCTGACAAATCCTTAAAAACTTCTTCTGCTTTAATAAACTTACTCATGATGACAGTATAGACATAAATCATAAAAAGTCAAGGGGTAAAGTAAAATTTTTAACCAAATTTTACTTTGGCGAAATAGGGGTATAAAAGTAAAGTATGTTACCTCGCTTTACTTTTAATTGCCAAACTGGTGTACTTTTAGACCCCTTTCAGTCCACTTCCTACCAAATGACACGATCATACTCCCCACCCTCTCGCAATCCTCAACACTGGGATTGACTTTATAGCTATTTTATGTATAATATTGGTCATGGAATGCAATTCCAAGCATAATTTAAAGAACTGCACCTGCACCTACGATCCTTGCTCGCGCAAAGGACGCTGCTGCGATTGCTTGAGATATCATCTGAATATGAATGAACTCCCCGCGTGTTGTTTCCCGACCGAGGTGGAACTGACCTATGACCGGTCCTTTGACCGGTTCATAAAAACGCAGGGGCGGTAACGCCCGTAACCATATCCCCGGAAATGGAATTGATATTCGAAATGTCCCAGGATGGCCGGCGCGGAGCGAGTTTCCCGCGCAACGATGTGCCGGATAAGGTCATTCCTGATGAATTCCGTCGGCGGCGGCCGGCGGAGCTGCCACAGGTCAGCGAACCTCAGATCATGCGGCATTTTGTCAACCTGTCGAGTTTAAACCATCATGTCGACCGGGACCTGTACCCATTGGGTTCGTGTACGATGAAATACAATCCCAAGATCAACGAAGAAGCGGCCGCAATGCCCGGGTTTACGGCACTTCATCCGTTCCAGCCGGCGTCGACGATCCAGGGCGCTTTGCGGCTGATGCATGAACTGGGTGATAGTCTTAAGGCGATCGTCAATCTTGATGCCGTGACCTTGCAGCCGGCGGCCGGCGCTCATGGTGAATTCACCGCGATCAGTATGTTCAAGGCCTATTTCAATAAAAAGAGAGAAGCGCGGAAATTCATCCTGGTCCCTGATTCGGCTCACGGGACAAACCCCGCAAGCGTCAATTTCAGCGGATTCAAGCCGGTCACCCTGCCGTCTGACGGGCGTGGTCTGGTCGATATGGCCAAGTTCAACGAGCTGATGACCGCCGAAACCGCGGGTTTGATGCTCACCAATCCCAACACACTTGGTTTGTTCGAGAAAAATATCCTGCCAATAACCAAGCTTGTCCACGAGCGGGGCGGTCTTGTGTATCTGGATGGCGCGAACCTCAACGCGCTCCTCGGGATCGTCCGTCCCGGCGATGTCGGTTTTGATGCCGTGCATTTCAATCTCCATAAGACCTTTTCCACTCCCCATGGCGGCGGCGGCCCCGGGTCCGGACCGGTGGCGGTCACCAAAATCCTGGAACCGTTCCTGCCAGTCCCATTGATCAGGGAACAGAAAGGCATCTTTGGATTCGATTACGACCGTCCGGATTCGATCGGCAAGATCCACTCATTCTACGGAAATTTCCTGGTCATGGTAAAGGCTTATGTCTTCCTGAGAATGATCGGCGAGGAGGACCTGCGGAATATATCCAAAGCCGCCATTTTGAACGCGAACTATATTATCCAGTCGTTAAAAGAAGATTATCAACTGCCTTATGAGGGATATTGCATGCATGAAGGGGTTCTGTCCGGCCGCGCTTTTAAGGACCTGGGCGTTAAAACACTGGATATCGCCAAACGTCTTCTTGACTTCGGGTTCCATGCACCGACGGTCTATTTTCCGCTGATCGTCAGCGAGGCACTGATGATAGAGCCGACCGA
The genomic region above belongs to bacterium and contains:
- a CDS encoding sigma factor-like helix-turn-helix DNA-binding protein — encoded protein: MSKFIKAEEVFKDLSDSTKDMIFKLAAGKVVYFPKNQDKMPLDHDQICIKYANPNRSYEDIGEEYGLSKMRICQIIKEERRRYSEERVKYWKGQGMSLRGIAKLFKRSHEAVR
- a CDS encoding XRE family transcriptional regulator, with the protein product MGIGERIKKIRISKNLSQHEFGIRVGLSSGAISDIEKGIRGQKKGIGHEALVKISKVFNIDPTWLLTGEGKHKDLPVIAADSKAEYGAEIKYPAMPIINDVPAGYPEMPLDDEIRAYFYIPGVPKNAFGLKVTGRSMEPDLFEGDIVVVNPNDLEIRKGEVGIFRHQGGTTIKICIPLPDDKGFILQPRNSRYEPILVTGDADCTLIGKVIFKIVKYK
- a CDS encoding serine/threonine-protein kinase, whose amino-acid sequence is MAIETYQLYYPPFEGGFCRVFKASRNDKPGKFFAIKMPKDENNPEHIKALERELKVLLRIKHPNIIKLISSNLNHKPPFIVLEYLSGGNLRSRVGKLSYEETVFVLCRISSALGAFHQAGGFHRDVKPENILVNNTGDVILADVNIANVPSNTSKLTRSIGGTDGYIDPWLDNQSFDSKADIFSLGITIIELLTGENPILRKCKDGIILNISDLPIDNKEHKKAFFRLIKAMISGNRELRPDADTVQQYSMALLNSGPLPLLPTPKISQKSYSKPPSITGILVVGAFAILLFVGIAALCRRR
- a CDS encoding DUF6485 family protein; translated protein: MECNSKHNLKNCTCTYDPCSRKGRCCDCLRYHLNMNELPACCFPTEVELTYDRSFDRFIKTQGR
- the gcvPB gene encoding aminomethyl-transferring glycine dehydrogenase subunit GcvPB, producing the protein MELIFEMSQDGRRGASFPRNDVPDKVIPDEFRRRRPAELPQVSEPQIMRHFVNLSSLNHHVDRDLYPLGSCTMKYNPKINEEAAAMPGFTALHPFQPASTIQGALRLMHELGDSLKAIVNLDAVTLQPAAGAHGEFTAISMFKAYFNKKREARKFILVPDSAHGTNPASVNFSGFKPVTLPSDGRGLVDMAKFNELMTAETAGLMLTNPNTLGLFEKNILPITKLVHERGGLVYLDGANLNALLGIVRPGDVGFDAVHFNLHKTFSTPHGGGGPGSGPVAVTKILEPFLPVPLIREQKGIFGFDYDRPDSIGKIHSFYGNFLVMVKAYVFLRMIGEEDLRNISKAAILNANYIIQSLKEDYQLPYEGYCMHEGVLSGRAFKDLGVKTLDIAKRLLDFGFHAPTVYFPLIVSEALMIEPTESESRETMDRFIAAMIQIAREAKQDPAALKSAPRMTPVRRLDEVKAVKELTIRWKK
- a CDS encoding DNA methyltransferase; protein product: MNNYIQNKLICGDNLEELAKLPKGSVDLIYIDPPFFTHKQYEVIWGDEAETRSFEDRWEGGIEHYIGWLKPRAQLMWEVLKSTGSFYLHCDWHANAHLRIMMDDIFGEKNFRNEIIWWYSWGGRSKFQWSHKHDTVLFYTKSDIWTFNYLDVLDDHTLAAESAKTRVKYKGALVHHREGTQSEIPKDKVLPSDTWYIATINAMSKERVGYPTQKPEALLEKIVKASSNKDDVVADFFCGCGTAIAVAQRLGRKWIGIDISPTSIKVIKERFEIGMRATGFQVAPIIEGKDYIIIGAPKTINQLKKLKPFEFQNWVINEMGARHSHKKVGDMGLDGYLQPNLYHGEAGIQVKQSDDIGRNVIDNFVSALQRAKYKKGYVIAFSFGKGAREEVARLKNEGKIDIKLVKVEDLLYKKKPID